One genomic segment of Brassica napus cultivar Da-Ae chromosome A3, Da-Ae, whole genome shotgun sequence includes these proteins:
- the LOC106438154 gene encoding protein DETOXIFICATION 44, chloroplastic, protein MAAVATFLSLSPLRSASSFQLRDLPRNPNPSIRPRIHFKSPVVAASSKNSSPQNIQNIVESPEPDPDPKPEHGIGNIGMEIMSIALPAALALAADPITSLVDTAFVGHIGSAELAAVGVSVSVFNLVSKLFNVPLLNVTTSFVAEEQAIAAKDDKDSTETRKKVLPSVSTSLVLAAGVGIAEAIALSLGSDYLMDIMAIPFDSPMRIPAEQFLRLRAYGAPPIVVALAAQGAFRGFKDTTTPLYAVVAGNVLNAILDPILIFVLGFGISGAAAATVISEYLIAFILLWKLNENVVLLSPQIQVGRANQYLKSGGLLIGRTVALLVPFTLATSLVAQKGPTQMAGHQICLEIWLAVSLLTDALAIAAQSLLATSFSQGEYKQAREVLFGVLQVGLATGTGLAAVLFIGFEPFSSLFTTDSEVLKIALSGTLFVAGSQPVNAIAFVLDGLYYGVSDFGFAAYAMVIAGFISSLVMLLAAPTYGLAGIWTGLFIFMALRLVAGAWRLGTRTGPWKMLWLAPDKPE, encoded by the exons atGGCGGCGGTCGCGAcgttcctctctctctcccctcttCGATCAGCCTCAAGTTTCCAACTTCGCGATCTTCCTCGTAATCCTAATCCATCGATTCGACCAAGAATCCACTTCAAATCTCCCGTCGTAGCAGCTTCTTCTAAGAACTCCTCTCCTCAAAATATACAGAACATAGTGGAATCTCCCGAACCGGATCCTGATCCTAAACCGGAACATGG GATTGGTAATATCGGAATGGAGATTATGTCGATTGCGTTACCGGCGGCGTTAGCTTTGGCCGCTGATCCTATTACATCTCTTGTCGACACAGCTTTTGTCGGACACATTG GCTCTGCGGAGTTAGCTGCAGTAGGAGTCTCGGTTTCTGTGTTTAACTTGGTGTCTAAGCTCTTCAATGTCCCGTTGCTGAATGTGACTACATCGTTTGTTGCGGAAGAGCAGGCCATTGCTGCTAAGGATGATAAAGATTCTACTGAAACCA GAAAGAAAGTGTTGCCTTCTGTGTCAACGTCGTTGGTTCTTGCAGCTGGTGTTGGTATCGCAGAAGCGATTGCTCTATCTCTTGGGTCTGATTACTTGATGGACATCATGGCTATACCTTTT gaTTCACCGATGAGAATACCAGCAGAGCAGTTCCTAAGACTTAGAGCGTATGGTGCACCTCCAATTGTAGTTGCATTGGCTGCGCAAGGAGCTTTTCGAGGTTTCAAGGACACTACAACGCCTCTATATGCCGTTG TTGCGGGGAACGTGCTTAATGCGATACTGGATCCTATTCTGATATTTGTTCTTGGTTTTGGTATCTCTGGTGCTGCCGCTGCTACTGTGATTTCTGA GTACTTGATTGCTTTTATACTTCTGTGGAAGTTGAATGAGAATGTGGTTTTGCTTTCTCCTCAAATCCAAGTGGGCAGAGCCAACCAGTACCTTAAATCAG GTGGGCTTCTGATTGGTAGAACGGTGGCGCTGCTTGTCCCATTCACGTTGGCTACTTCGTTAGTGGCTCAGAAGGGACCTACTCAAATGGCTGGACATCAAATCTGCTTGGAGATTTGGTTGGCTGTCTCTTTACTCACCGATGCTTTAGCCATTGCTGCACAG AGTCTGCTTGCGACCAGTTTCTCACAAGGAGAGTACAAACAAGCTCGGGAAGTTCTCTTTGGAGTCCTTCAA GTAGGTTTAGCAACTGGAACTGGTTTGGCTGCTGTTTTGTTCATTGGATTTGAACCATTTTCGAGCTTATTCACAACGGATTCAGAAGTTCTGAAGATTGCTTTGTCAGGGACCTTA TTTGTGGCTGGATCTCAACCGGTGAATGCTATAGCGTTTGTTCTTGATGGGCTTTATTATGGAGTCTCTGACTTTGGATTTGCCGCTTACGCTAtg GTGATTGCTGGATTCATATCTTCCTTGGTCATGCTTCTGGCTGCACCAACGTATGGCCTCGCCGGGATTTGGACGGGTTTGTTCATCTTCATGGCGTTGCGGTTAGTTGCCGGAGCCTGGAG ATTGGGGACAAGAACCGGTCCATGGAAAATGTTGTGGTTAGCTCCAGATAAGCCAGAATAA
- the LOC106441886 gene encoding PRA1 family protein B4, with protein sequence MASASPPTLPISNPQTVPSAAAPSSLESQQPPLATPAFRAFINRISETVSNGLSQRRPWSELADRSALSKPESISDAALRIRKNYSYFKVNYLAVATAIVGFSLVTHPFSLAFLLCLLASWLFLYLFRPSDQPIVLLGRTFSDRETLGCLILFSIFVVFLTDVGSVLVSAVMVGVALICAHGAFRAPEDLFLDEQEPAATGFLSFLGGAASSAAPAVIAARG encoded by the coding sequence ATGGCTTCCGCATCTCCTCCCACCCTCCCAATCTCCAACCCCCAAACCGTCCCCTCCGCCGCCGCCCCTTCCTCCCTCGAATCCCAACAACCCCCCCTCGCCACCCCCGCCTTCCGCGCTTTCATCAACCGCATCTCCGAAACCGTCTCCAACGGCCTCTCCCAGCGCCGCCCCTGGTCCGAGCTCGCCGACCGCTCCGCCCTTTCCAAGCCCGAGTCCATCTCCGACGCCGCCCTCCGCATCCGCAAGAACTACTCCTACTTCAAGGTCAACTACCTCGCCGTCGCCACGGCCATCGTCGGCTTCTCCCTCGTCACGCACCCCTTCTCCCTCGCCTTCCTCCTCTGCCTCCTCGCCTCCTGGCTCTTCCTCTACCTCTTCCGCCCCTCCGATCAGCCCATTGTTCTCCTCGGCCGCACCTTCTCCGATCGCGAGACGCTCGGGTGCTTGATCTTGTTCAGCATCTTCGTGGTTTTCCTCACGGACGTTGGATCTGTGCTCGTCTCGGCTGTGATGGTTGGTGTGGCGTTGATCTGTGCTCATGGTGCGTTTAGGGCTCCCGAGGATCTTTTCTTGGATGAGCAGGAGCCGGCTGCTACTGGTTTCCTCTCGTTCCTCGGCGGCGCTGCGTCTTCCGCCGCGCCTGCTGTCATCGCCGCTCGCGGGTGA